A genomic stretch from Mya arenaria isolate MELC-2E11 chromosome 10, ASM2691426v1 includes:
- the LOC128204596 gene encoding receptor-type tyrosine-protein phosphatase kappa-like, whose translation MCNISGNCTYGCILNMYGNQCDNMCKEYCTPKDNKTLCSEKTGMCLYGCDTGFRGLFCPKVIETVAETQTSSTAALGGGIGVGVVALAAIVVVGLILLRRRRVNMSNRRKTPEKEPENLSALYATVNKRRASHVENANDDSDNSHSVTFIENHNYQSPPPKRSVKERTPIFSEDNLETDEDDASAREIAVKFEENGGVYYNNANEVSKFKIHVADLQEYVQNLSSTHTEEEFQKIPYGFVKAYEVSQTKLNMHKNRYRGIYPYDDTRVLVRGGATDYINASYIDGFRKRKAYIAILGPMAKQLGDFGQFWQMVWQQKVEKIVMLTQLVEGKKTKCERYWPDHNQSRIYGNVEVVCKDKNKYADYNWRQLTLSMNSKERRLYHLQFTSWLDKDIPDDVTSIIEFRQRVNALSCTSTGPIIVHCSVKKVDQVKYRLYENHSLYEIETADYIDTRGDQRLQRPLNPTQQSEQREQYRNSPSNDPPRHFPPVPGQ comes from the exons ATGTGTAACATAAGTGGCAATTGTACATACGgatgcattttaaatatgtatggaAACCAATGTGATAACATGTGTAAAGAATATTGTACACCTAAGGACAATAAAACACTTTGTTCTGAAAAGACAGGAATGTGTTTATACGGCTGCGACACTGGCTTCAGGGGACTATTTTGTCCTAAAG TCATTGAAACAGTAGCGGAAACACAAACATCGTCAACTGCAGCACTTGGAGGAGGAATCGGTGTAGGAGTTGTAGCTCTTGCTgccattgttgttgttggacTCATTTTGCTGAGAagaag AAGAGTCAATATGAGCAACAGAAGAAAAACACCTGAAAAAGAACCTGAGAACCTTTCCGCCCTGTACGCAACGGTGAACAAACGAA GAGCATCCCACGTAGAGAACGCCAATGACGATTCCGACAATTCGCACTCTGTTACCTTCATAGAAAACCACAATTACCAGAGTCCACCACCGAAGAGGTCTGTCAAAGAAAGGACTCCTATCTTTTCAGAAGACAATCTTGAAACTG ACGAAGATGATGCATCTGCAAGGGAAATTGCAGTCAAATTTGAGGAAAATGGTGGTGTTTATTATAACAACGCTAACGAAGTCAgcaaattcaaaatacatgttgcAGATCTACAAGAATATGTGCAAAATCTATCTTCGACGCACACAGAAGAAGAATTTCAG AAAATTCCATATGGTTTTGTGAAAGCATATGAAGTttcacaaaccaaactcaaCATGCACAAAAATAGGTACAGAGGAATTTACCCGT ATGATGATACGCGAGTCTTAGTTCGTGGTGGAGCAACAGACTACATTAATGCAAGCTATATAGAC GGATTCAGAAAGCGGAAGGCATATATTGCTATCTTGG GTCCAATGGCTAAGCAGCTTGGCGATTTTGGCCAATTCTGGCAAATGGTCTGGCAACAGAAAGTGGAGAAGATTGTCATGTTGACACAATTGGTAGAGGGTAAG AAAACCAAATGCGAGCGGTATTGGCCGGATCATAATCAAAGCAGAATATACGGCAATGTAGAGGTTGTGTGCaaggataaaaacaaatacGCAGATTATAATTGGAGGCAACTTACGCTTTCAATG AACTCCAAAGAAAGACGTCTATATCATCTGCAGTTCACGAGCTGGCTAGACAAGGACATCCCTGATGACGTCACGTCAATTATAGAGTTTAGACAGAGGGTAAACGCCTTGTCGTGTACCTCTACTGGACCAATAATTGTACATTGCAG CGTaaaaaaagtagatcaagtCAAATATAGACTATACGAAAACCATTCCCTATATGAGATAGAAACAGCTGATTACATTGACACACGCGGAGATCAGCGGTTACAGCGACCATTAAACCCGACGCAACAAAGTGAACAGCGCGAACAATACAGAAACTCTCCTTCAAACGACCCTCCGCGCCATTTCCCTCCAGTGCCTGGTCAATGA